Genomic segment of Octadecabacter arcticus 238:
GTTCGAACAACGTCAGGTCGTAGCCACCAGTGATGTTGATCAACACTCCGCGTGCGCCCTCGAGCGAGATCTCGTCGAGCAGCGGGTTCGCGATGGCTTTCTCAGCAGCTTGGACAGCGCGATCTGGGCCTTCTGCTTCGCCTGTGCCCATCATGGCTTTGCCCATTTCGTCCATCACAGCGCGCACGTCTGCAAAATCCAGGTTGATAAGGCCTGGACGAACCATCAGGTCGGTCACGCCCTTAACGCCTTGATAAAGAACATCATCCGCCAAAGCGAAGGCTTCGGTGAAGGTGGTGTTTTCATTGGCCAAACGGAACAGGTTCTGGTTTGGAATAATGATCAGCGTGTCGACGACTTTCTGCAAAGCCTCGATGCCATCATCAGCCTGCTTCATGCGTTTGCCGCCCTCAAACTGGAACGGCTTGGTCACAACTCCAACAGTCAGAACGCCCAATTCGCGGGCCGCTTGTGCGATGATCGGGGCTGCACCGGTTCCAGTGCCGCCGCCCATGCCTGCCGTGATGAAACACATATGCGCCCCAGCAAGGTGGTCAACGATCTGTTCAATACTTTCTTCTGCAGCGGCAGCACCGATAGTTGCCCGCGCACCAGCACCCAGACCTTCGGTGACTTTGACACCCATCTGGATTTTTGCAGGAGAACGCGATTGCTGAAGCGCCTGCGCGTCCGTATTGGCCACGACGAATTCAACACCCTCGAGCTCCTGCTCAATCATGTTGTTAACGGCGTTGCCGCCGGCACCCCCAACACCGAAGACGGTGATGCGTGGCTTAAGTTCGTCCTGCCCGGGCATGGAAAGGTTCAATGTCATTGTGCTGTCCGCCTGTATTGTTGGCCCGTCCCAACGAGCGTTCTTGTCGTAGTATTTCTTTTGATCCTAACTGCTGTTGCCACCGTGGTCACGAAAAAACTGCAAAAAAGACGCAAAATATGGGCCTGTTTCAGTGATTTTCCGCCGTATCTAGCGTGATCGGCGAAATATTGCGTATGCGTGGGTGGTGACCCACGGAATTACCAGTTCTCTCGGAACCAACGGACCGCCCGTTTGAACGATCTCGCCGGGTATTTTTCGGCCGGAATGTCGAAATCCCACCATTCGTCTTGTGGATTTGCAGCAAAGAGTGACAGGCCTACAGCGGCGGAAAATGCCGATCCTGTGGCCGCCTGTGGCAGACCTTGCACGCGCAACGGGCGACCAAGGCGCACCTGCTGGCCGAGGATTTTGGTCGCTAGACCATCAAGGCCCGGAATTTGGCTGCCGCCACCGGTCAACACGATCTGCTGGCTGGGCAAGTGTTCGAACCCTGCCGCGTCCAAACGCACGCGCACTTCTTCAAGAATTTCTTCAACGCGCGGGCGCATGATGCCGATCAATTCAGCGCGTGATACCGTGCGCCGGTCTCGTTCCCAATCGCCTGTGTTGCTGCCAACTTCGATCATCTCGCGGTCGTCCATCCCCGTTGCCAGCACGCCGCCGTAGAATGTTTTGATCCGTTCCGCCATAGCAGGCGCGACTTGCAAGCCCATGGAAATGTCAGACGTGACGTGGTCGCCCCCCATGCGCACAGAATCCGAATAGATCATATGTTTGCGCATAAAGATGGAAATGCCAGTCGACCCACCTCCCATGTCGATACACGCCGCACCGAGTTCTTGTTCGTCTTCAACCAGCGATGAAATGCCGGATGCATAGGCTGATGATGCAATGCCAGCCAATTCAAGATCACAGCGCTTGATACAATAGAGCAGGTTTTCAATGATGCTCGCTTCGACCGTCATCATGTGCATGTCGGTGGTCAGTGTCGCGCCGATTTGCCCACGTGGATCGGCAAGGCCGGAACGGTGATCAAGTGCAAAGTTGATCGGCTGCGCGTGTAGAACTTCGCGCCCCTCGCCTATATCCGGAATCTCACATTCGGCCAGCACGCGGCCAATATCGCCCTCGGTGACAACCTGCCCCTGCACATCAACCTGCCCGTCCAGCCCGTAGGACCGCGGACGCCCGCCTGACAAACACGCAATCACATGATCAACACGAACATTGGCCATTTTCTGTGCCGCTTGAACGGCGGTGCGCACCGCACGTTCCGTTTCGGCCATGGCCTCGACCTCACCAAAACGAACACCCCGCGAACGGGTCGTCGCGGCTCCAATGACGCGAAATGACGATTGACCCGCCATGGATCCAACCCCGTCGCCACCACTGTCCTTGGCACTAAACTGTTCGGGCCCATCAAAACGCAGCACGAGGCAGGCGATTTTTGAACTGCCCACATCTAGGATGGCAATGACGCCCCGTTGCATGGCCGCTTGGCGCATATTGCGCATGGCGCGTTGGGATTGGTACAGATCTCTCATGTTTTACACACCTATTCTTGTTCTTGGTCGGCGTTGATTTGGCGCAGGTTCGCGACGGCCTGTTCATTCAATCGGATTGTCGGGCGGGTGGGGTTGCGCATGTCTACGACAGCCACATCACGCTCCAAAAGGTCTTGCACTTGGTTCAATGCGACGACGCGCTCGAACGCCGCAATTGGGTTGTTGGTCGGCAGCAATATACGCTGACCAGTGTCTAGGATCACATCCCAACGGCGTTCACCCATGCGCACAACGCCACGCATGCGCGGGGCCAGCGGGCCAGCGCGGGAGTAAATCTCAAGCCCTTCGGCCAATGCTTCGCGCGCACCGTCCCCAGTGATCAACGGCAAATCAGATCGATCCGCGCGCACGATAATGTTGCGGATCAGCACACCACTTGCGTCGATCAGTTTCAATCCGGCTGGTGCGCGAAACACCGCCACCGGAATGCGTTGCGTCACATGGACCTGCAAAATTCCACCGGGCCGCACACGCAGCGTCGCGTCAGCGACAGCAGGCAAAGCGGCGACAACCTGGCGCATCCCTTCAAGGTCGAGATCAAAGCTGGACGCCGGAAATTCCAACGGCAGCACCGTGCGGATATCACCAGAAAGCGTGTCGTCCGCACCATCAATCGTCATCACTTTGACCATAAATTCATCACGCTGCTGAATTCGGGACTTGGTCGTATTATAGGCGTCAGCAATCATCAGGCGGTTCGGCTCGCGCACCGTCCAGCCCGCGATCAGACCAGCCACAACCAATAACGGCACACCGACTTTGACCAGTTTGCGAAAACCCGGCGTCAGCATTAGACGTTGATAGCGATAGCGCATCCGCGATGGCGCGGGATCGCGGATGCCGGTTGGTCGTTGTGCCCTTATCGGTTGCATGATGCGTCCTCTATCATCCAGGTCATCAAATCCGGAAAGCTGATGCCACAAGATGCGGCCTGTTCAGGGGCCAGCGATGTCGGCGTCATGCCCGGTTGGGTGTTGGTTTCCAGCAGGATCAACCCGTCAAGGCCACGGCTTTCGTCCCAACGGTAATCGGTGCGGCTTAACCCCCGACAGCCAAGGGCGTCATGCGCACGCACTGCGTAATCCATACAGGCTTGGAAGATGTCGTCCGGCAGGTTCGCGGGGATTACGTGGATCGACCCGTCTACCTCGTACTTCGACGCATAATCATACCAGCCATCAACGACTATATCAGTGACGGTCAGAGCGCGCGTGCCCAGCACAGCAGTCGTCAATTCACGTCCCGGCGCATAGGTTTCGACCATCATCAAGTCCGGCAAATCAGCTGCCAATGTGGGCGGGCTATCGCCCTCCATCACCATATAAATCCCAACGCTTGAGCCTTCGTCGTAGGGTTTCACCACATAGGGCGGAGGCAAGACATGCGCGGCTTCAATCTGGGATTTGCTCGCCAGAACGCTCTCTACGAATGGCAGCCCATGTGCGCGGTATATATCTTTGGTTTTCTGTTTGTCCATCGCCGTGGCCGACGCCAGAACGCCGGAATGAGTGTACGGGATGCGCAACCATTCCAACACGCCCTGCACGACGCCGTCTTCGCACCACCGACCATGCAACGCGTTAAACACCGCGTCCGGCTTTGCCAGTTTCAGGCGTTCGACAAGGTCCACGCCCGCATCAATTTCGACAACGTCGAACCCAGCGGTCCGCAACGCGGCCGCACATTCCCTGCCCGAACTGAGAGATACCTCACGTTCAGTTGACGGGCCGCCCAACAGGACGGCAATTTTTTTAGGTGTCCTGCTCGACACGCTGTCCTCTTTCGCGGGCCTTTATTGGTCCGTCATTTATGACAATTGTAAATCGTCATTTGTCGTATTTAGCGAACCCCTGCCTGATGGGGCTTTGACCTTTTTGCTTGTGCAAAGGCGGTCAACCTTGCGGGGTCGGTTCACCAACCCTCATAATTTCCCATTCTAGCGTTAGTCCACTGGTTTCGTAAACCTTTTTTCGAACGTCCTCGCCCAATCCGATCAGATCAGCGGCAGTTGCACCACCTGCATTGGTCAGAAAGTTGGAATGTTTGGTGTTCATGACGGCGCCGCCACGTGTCGCACCGCGCATGCCCGCGTCATCAATAACCTTCCACGCCTTCAGATCATGGGTGTCATCGGCTTGCCCTGTGCTGGAAAACCCCGCCGGATTGCGAAACGTGCTGCCTGCGGTGCGATCTTTGGTCGGTTGGGTTTCATCCCGCTTGGCCAATTGCGCAATCATGCGATCTTCAAGTGTCTGCACATCTTCACGCACAGCTTTTAGCGTGGCTGACACGATGACCGCCCCTTCGGGCAAGGTTGAAGACCGGTATTTCAGATCAAGATCAGCGACCGCCAGCGTTTGCACCGAACCGTCGCGCATCACGGCCCGAACATCTTGCAGCAAGTCTGCCATATAGTGACCATAACAGCCTGCGTTCATTGCCACAGCACCGCCAATTGATCCCGGAATCGTGCGCAGAAATGTCAGGTTCAACCCAAGTGCGGCCGCCTTGCGTGCCACATGTGCGTCCAGCGTCGCAGCCCCCGCCCGCACCAGATCGCCATCAAATTCGATGCCTTTGAACCCGCGCCCCAGCCGGATCACCACACCACGCACGCCACCATCGCGCACGATCAGGTTGGACCCAACCCCCATGACAAACACAGGCACGTCCAAGGGCAATGCGGTCAAAAAGCTGCGCAAATCATCTTCGTCCGCAGGCTGAAACAACACATCCGCAGGCCCGCCCACGCGCATCCATGTCAAACCAGACAGGTCACGGTTCGGGGTCAAAACCCCACGTACGATTGGTAAATCTCTCAACACCATGAACACCGTTTAGCGCGACATACCGTTGCTGCCAAGTCAGCGCAAAATCGCTCAGACCTCAACTGGCCCGACCAAATGCACCGCGCACCCGGCGCGCCAAATTTATCAACGGCCAGCGCAACAAACTACATCCCGCGCACAAGAACCCAAGTCCGATCCAAGGCCCGTTCGTGTAGGTAATATAGCCCAGCAACGGAATGCCAATCACGATCAAAAAATACGCCCGCGTCCACAGATTATCGCGGCTTGGCAGCATCGCCAGCACATTTGCCGCCACCAGCCATGCAAAACCCAAACCGATTGCAATCATTTTGGTATCTCCGGATTCTGGCCACGTACGCGAGCATAGATGTACTTTAGCGGATTGCGAAACATTGAAGCGAACGCAAGGAGGGAAATAATACTCCATCCCCAGCCAAAATCATAGCCAAGCCAGATAATCAGAACAGGGGCGAGCAGCAGCAACGTAATCCCCGGACCGTATTGCAACCGCATTGGCAACAGCGCAGTGGCAGTGGCCACAAACACCCAAATAATGGCAACAATAATTGACCAACTCATGCGGGGCTTCCATCGGTCTTTGTTTTAATAGTATCCCGAGGGGAGTCCGCAGGACGGGGGGCCGGCCCCCCGTTTGATCGGATTGGCGCAGCCAATTCGATCTTGCTCACAACAGCCCGCCAAGCACGATGCGCCGAACAGGCCGCGCAAACATCAACCCACCACTCATTACGCCCAAAGCCAATGTCGCTTCGCCGGGATTGTACTGCATATGGACCAACATCATGCCAACAAACGCGATAGAAAACGCCCACAAAAGCCGACGCAGCCATTTGATCATCGGCATCAGGGCCACGATTAAGATCGCGCCAAGGATCAGCCATTCATACGTCACGCCTTTAGCAGATCCGGCAACGCGTTGGCCCAACCCGATATTGATCCAGCACCAAGACAAACAACCATATCACCCGGTTTTGCCTGTTCTTTCACCAGCGCCACAAGATCGGCCTCATTGGTGATTGCGCGGGCATCACGGTGCCCCGCACGGATCAGACCCGCGACCAGATCATCGCGTGTTGCGCCTTCGATGACATCCTCTCCAGCGGCAAAAACCTCGGTGATCGCGACAACATCGGCGTCGTTGAAACACGCACAGAAGTCGGCGAAATGATGGTGCAGTCGGGTGTAGCGATGCGGTTGGTGCACCGCGATAATGCGCCCCTCTGACGCTTGCCGCGCGGCTTTTAGCACGGCGGTGATCTCAGTCGGGTGGTGGCCGTAATCGTCAATGATTGTAACGCCGTCAACTTCGCCTACGCGGGTAAATCGGCGTCCGACACCTTTGAACGCGGTCAATGCTGTGCGGATTTCTTCCGTCTTCATACCCAGATAACGCGCTACTGCGATGGCGGACAAGGCGTTGGACACGTTGTGATCGCCCGGCATCGGCAGTGCGCAGTCCACAATCGTCAGGCCTTCGTTCTGCAAAACCACATCAAAATGCGCGACTCCCTTTTTGTAGGTCAAATTGATCGCCCGCACGTCGGCCTGCGCATTAAAGCCATAGGTCACAACCCGTCGATCCGTGATTTTACCAACCAAAGTCTGCACATCGCTGTCATCGGTGCAGCACACCGCCAGCCCGTAGAACGGAATGTTGGACACGAAATCATAAAACCCGGCGTGCAGGTTTTCGATCGTGCCCCAGTGTTCCATGTGTTCGGGGTCGATGTTTGTCACAATCGCGATGGTGGCTGGCAGGCGGTTGAATGTGCCGTCGCTTTCATCCGCTTCGACAACCATCCATTCGCCGTCCCCGACCCGCGCGTTCGATCCATAGGCGTGGATAATACCGCCGTTCACCACAGTGGGATTGAATTTGCCTTCTTCCAGCAGTGCCGCGACCATTGTCGTTGTCGTGGTCTTGCCGTGGGTTCCGGCCACCGCGATGTTTGATTTCATCCGCATCAGTTCGGCCAACATTTCAGCGCGGCGCACGACGGGCAGACCACGCTGGCGGGCCGCATCCAGTTCGGGATTGCCAGGTTTAATCGCACTTGAAATCACAATGACTTCGGCATCCTCGATATTTTCGGCCTGCTGGCCTTCAAAGATGAACGCACCCAGCTTTTGCAACCGTTTGGTGATTGGTGTTTCTTTCAGATCAGACCCTTGGACAACGTAGCCATGGGACAAAAGCACCTCGGCGATACCCGACATTCCAATGCCACCGATCCCGACAAAATGGATCGGGCCAACGTCGAGGGAGATTTTCGTTGCAGCGTTCATGTCAGGGCTCCCGTCCATCTTTTCGCCTTCGACTCACTATTTACCGTGTCGCTCTTAGGGGGGTCGCTTCACTCAACTCTAAGGTCAGCGCAACAAGAGTTTCTGTCGCATCCGGCTTACCACAGGCAAGCGCTGCTAGTGACATCTTCAACGCCCCGTTGGGATTGCTCAACAAAGCCGCAATTTGTTCCGATAGGCTTTCGACATGCAGATCAGCCTCTGCGATCATGATCGCGGCGCCCGCAGTCACCAATTGTTGCGCATTCGCCGTCTGGTGGTCTGCTGCAGCCAGCGCATAAGGCACAAGGATCGACGGGCGACCAATGACGCTTAAGTCGGCAATGGACGATGCGCCTGCGCGGGCAATCACTAGTTGGGCTTCGGACATGCGGGTCGGCACGTCGTTGAAAAATGTCTGTACATCAGCGGGGATGCCTTCGTCCGCGTAGTATTGCGCCACGCGGTCAAGGTCTTCGCTGCGGGCTTGATGACTGACACGGATGTTGCGGCGGATCGCACTTGGTAAGCCAGAAATCGCAGGCGGGACAACGTCGCTCAAGATGCGCGCGCCCTGCGATCCGCCCATGACCAAAATCGACATCGGGTAATCTCCAGGCGCTATATAGCCCGCACCTGCGCGCTCAAGGATCGCTCTGCGCACAGGGTTTCCGACTGGAACACCTGTCAAACCTTCGGGCATGTCGGTTGGCCACGTGCCGCATGCAACTTTGTTGACCCGTTTTGAAAAAATCCGATTCACACGGCCAAGCACGCCGTTTTGTTCATGGATCATTCGCGGGCTTCGCAGAACCCACGCGGCAGACATCGCCGGAATGGTCGGGTAGCCGCCAAATCCGACAACAACCGCAGGCCTATCGCGCAACATCTTATATATGGCCGACAGGATGCCCCCCATAATCGTAAACGGCGCCTTTAGTTTCGCCAGCACACCGCCGCGCGCGAACGTCGCCGACCCTACTTGCTCGATTTCAACCGCATGGGGAAAGCCGCCAGTATAGTGCGCACCGCGACTATCGGTCGACAATTTCACCCGCCAACCGCGCGCCAACATCGCCTCAGCTAAGGCCTGCGCCGGAAACATATGACCGCCCGTGCCGCCTGCCGCGATGATCAAAAGTGGATCAGCCATCGCTTATCGACCCCGCCGCAGCAAAATATCACCGATCTGGCCCTGTGGACGTGTGCGCGTAAACGCCAACAACATGCCCACGGCGATGCCGGACGCGATCACGGATGACCCGCCATAACTGATGAACGGCAACGTCATGCCCTTTGCAGGCAACAGTCGCACAGCCACACCCATATTGATCATCGCCTGAACGCCGACAATGCAGGCCAATCCGCTGCCCGCCAGCCGGATGAACGGGTCACGTTCTTTCATCAGGCGCATCAAGGATCGCACGACGACGATAGAATACAACGTGATCACGGCCAAGACACAGATCAGCCCGTATTCTTCTGCAGCCACGGCGATTATGAAATCTGTATGGGCATCGGGCAGCGACCATTTCACTTGGCCTTCACCGACGCCAACCCCAAAGAACCCACCCTCGCGTATCGCATTGGTGGCATAACCAAGCTGTGTGGTGGGGTCGACGTCAGGGTTCAAAAACCCGTCAATGCGGCGTGCAAAGTGTTCGGAGTTCGAATAGGCAAGCGATCCGCCAAAGGTCACTAGGCCCGCCAATCCAACCAACAACAGGATCGGCGCACCAGCGACAAAATACATCACACCCCAGCCAAACAAGACCAGCGCCGCTTGGCCAAAGTCTGGCTGCATAGCCAAGAAAAGCACGATCACAAGTGTCAGGATCAACGAATATGTTTTACCGGGTGGCCCGCCAACCTCTTTGCTCGCGGCCATAAACCATGCGGCCACAACGATAAATCCGGGCTTGAGGAATTCGGACGGCTGAAGTGATGCAAACCCAAGCGAATACCACCGCACCGCCCCTTTGCCAAAGTCCGTGCCAAAGAACGGCAGGCCCATCAACGCAACGAAGGACGCCACAAAGCCCAGTACGGCCAATCTGCGCACCAGCGTAGGTGACATCATCGATGTGAAAATCAACACCGCCATCGCAATGGAGCCAAAGAAGGCTTGGCGCTGCACATAGTGGAATGGCTCGAACCCGTTTTTGGCGGCTAATGGCGGCGACGCCGCCAGCCCCAAAAGCAACCCGATACCGAACAGTGCAAGGACGCAGGACAGCGTCCATTTATCCACCGTCCGCCACCAACGTGGAAGAACAGGATCACCCGATTGTACGGGGATCGCTCCGAAAACCATTTCTGTCATGGCGACTGCCTTACTGCCTCAATACGCCCGTTTTCCGGGTCTGATGCTAAGTGTAGCGGCAAATGCCCCGCGTTTCCAGTGAAATGACAGCGCTATTTCGCCCCCTTGCGCTAGAGGGCGTTTCAAGGCACCTCAATGGGATGCATGTGAACACCCTTATCCTTGGCGCAGGCGCCGCCGGACTGCACTGCGCGGCCTTTTCAGGGCCGGACACTTTGGTCGTCGATCACGCCAAAGCGCCCGCAGAAAAGATCCGTATTTCGGGCGGCGGGCGCTGCAATTTTACCAACCTTGGCACGACACCCGCAAATTTTATCAGCCAGAACCTGCATTTCGCGAAATCGGCGCTGGCGCGCTATACACAGTGGGATTTTATCGACCTTGTGGATCGTCATAACATTGCGTGGCATGAAAAGACCTTGGGCCAATTGTTCTGCGATGAAACTGCCAAAGACATCATCGCGATGCTGCTCTCTGAGATGGCCCCAACAGCCGAGTTGTGGTTGCAAACCGAGGTCGGCAATATTCGCCACGACGGCACACACTATCAGGTCGCCCTGAAACGCCACGGGCAGGTCACGCTGGTTCAGGCCGTCAATCTGGTCGTTGCGACGGGTGGTAAATCGATCCCGAAAATGGGCGCGACGGGGCTGGCCTATCAAATCGCGGAACAGTTTGGGCTGGCCATCACCGACACGCGCCCTGCCCTCGTGCCGTTCACGTTTTCGGATGACAGGTTCAAACCGATTGCCGGCACCGCCACGCCAGCCCGAGTAATCACTGCGGATGGCACAGCATTTGATGAATCTCTGCTGTTCACCCACCGCGGGTTGTCTGGCCCTGCTGTTCTGCAAGCGTCGAGCTATTGGCACATGGGTGAGGACGTGCGCGTCGCCCTTGCGCCTGATTTTGACATCGAAGCGGCATTAAAAATACAACGCGCACAAGACGGGCGAAAGGCGGTGAGCACAGCACTCGCCGTGCACCTGCCCGCCCGCCTCGTGGACTTTCTGGGCGATGAACTGGACCTGACAGGAAACGTCGGTGATCTGGCCGATGCGCGCATCGCCGACCTAGCCACGTCATTGCAAAACTGGTCCCTCAAACCCTCTGGCACCGAAGGCTACCGCACAGCAGAAGTCACCGTTGGCGGTGTGGATACCAACGGGTTATCGTCCAAGACCATGCAATCCAAAACCACGCCGCACCTTTATTTCATTGGCGAAGCCGTCGACGTCACAGGCTGGCTGGGGGGCTACAATTTCCAATGGGCGTGGTCGTCTGGCTATGCCGCAGGCGTTGCAATAGCGATGGGCGCACCATGACCAAAGTAGCGGCGGAGTTGCGGGTCGATTTTGTCAGCGGTGCTGTCGCCCATCGCTTGCGGTTCGGCGGCGGGCGCGGGCAATCACTGGCCAAGGCCATGGGGTTGCGCGCTGGCAAAACGCCGATGATTGTCGATGCGACCGCTGGTTTGGGGCGCGATGCGTTCTTATTGGCGTCGCTGGGTGCGCAGGTCACGATGATTGAACGCTCAGAAATAATGCACGCCTTGTTAGTCGATGGCATGGCCCGCGCGATCGCCGAGGGTGGCGAATTTCGCGACATCATTGGTCGCATGACGCTGCTGAAAGGCGATGCCAAAGACCTTTTGGCGGACCTTGCGGGCGAGGCTGTTCTGATTGACCCCATGCATCCGCCTCGCAAAAATTCAGCCCTAGTAAAACGCGAATTGCGCCAAGTCCGTGAAATCGTAGGCACAGACGACGACGACGCAGATTTGGTGCGTGTCGCGCTTGACTGCGCCCGCAATCGCGTGGTTTTGAAATGGCCCGCCAAGGCTGATCCAATCGACGTAGGACGGTCCTGCTCCCACCAAATTCTTGGTAAATCAACGCGCTATGATGTGTTTATGGTTGGATGAAGGACCCGTTAGTCCGCCAATTCAGCCACGCAAGCCGCAAAATCATCTCCACGACGTTCAAAGTTGTCATATTGATCAAACGACGCCGCAGCGGGGGCCAGCAACACGGTGTCACCTGCCTCAGCCTCCGCGCCGGCCTTTGCCACCGCCGTCGCCATATCGCCGCAGACCTCGACATTCAGCCCTTTGAGCTTCATCGCAAATGCCGCCGCCTCACGCCCAATCACGTAAGCCTTCACGACCGTCGGCGCGGGTAGCAATGCATCCAGCCCGCCTTCTTTTTCCAAGCCACCACAAATCCAGCGCACCTTGCTGAACGCCGCCAATGCCTTGGCCGCTGCATCCACATTTGTCGCCTTGCTGTCGTTGACATACCGCACGCCAACCTTCTCGGCGATCAACTGGCTGCGATGCGGTAAGCCCTTGAAACTAATCAGCGCCGCCTCGATCACGCGCGGCCCGATGCCCAACGCGCGGCACGCGGCATAGGCGGCGCAGGCGTTCTGGTGATTGTGCACACCGGGCAATCCAGAAATTGCGCGCAGATCAATTGACCCGACCTGCCGCCACTTGCGATACTCGCTCAAGAACCCTTTGCGCGCGAAAACTGACCAGCCGATCCCGTCGATCTTTTGTCCAGCTGACACGCGGATCACGCGATCATCGCTCGGCCCCTCGGACAATTGATTGGCGATATAGCGCCCTTCCATCTCATCAACGCCAATCACTGCGCGGTCCGGCCCGCCTTCTGCGAACAGGCGGCGTTTGGCGGCGAAGTAGCCGCCCAAACCTGCGTGGCGATCCAGATGATCGGGGCTGAGGTTGGTGAAAACGGCAACGTCCGGCGTCAGCGCGCGGGCAAGGTCGGTCTGGTAACTACTTAATTCTAATACAATAACTTCGCCGTCGTGGGCTTCGTCGAGGTCGAGGACGCCGCGCCCGATGTTGCCTGCCAACTG
This window contains:
- the ftsZ gene encoding cell division protein FtsZ; the encoded protein is MTLNLSMPGQDELKPRITVFGVGGAGGNAVNNMIEQELEGVEFVVANTDAQALQQSRSPAKIQMGVKVTEGLGAGARATIGAAAAEESIEQIVDHLAGAHMCFITAGMGGGTGTGAAPIIAQAARELGVLTVGVVTKPFQFEGGKRMKQADDGIEALQKVVDTLIIIPNQNLFRLANENTTFTEAFALADDVLYQGVKGVTDLMVRPGLINLDFADVRAVMDEMGKAMMGTGEAEGPDRAVQAAEKAIANPLLDEISLEGARGVLINITGGYDLTLFELDEAANKIREKVDPEANIIVGSTLDTSMEGKMRVSVVATGIDAAIKTGDMPVPRRPMSAPLKQHVSAEVQIEEPAVAAPIAAEVAAQVAPEPTLFDETAAQPQEPIFQEPTFDAPAVAAAAVSDLPPAAYQPRAEIEIEASSDAFVAPQRPAIGTPSQETLDRLRTAAARSKPVAAPIAEPMESEESAKPRMGGLNSLISRMTGHNESQARERPQPPVESMREEAPAPMSQADADQERIEIPAFLRRQAN
- the ftsA gene encoding cell division protein FtsA, with product MRDLYQSQRAMRNMRQAAMQRGVIAILDVGSSKIACLVLRFDGPEQFSAKDSGGDGVGSMAGQSSFRVIGAATTRSRGVRFGEVEAMAETERAVRTAVQAAQKMANVRVDHVIACLSGGRPRSYGLDGQVDVQGQVVTEGDIGRVLAECEIPDIGEGREVLHAQPINFALDHRSGLADPRGQIGATLTTDMHMMTVEASIIENLLYCIKRCDLELAGIASSAYASGISSLVEDEQELGAACIDMGGGSTGISIFMRKHMIYSDSVRMGGDHVTSDISMGLQVAPAMAERIKTFYGGVLATGMDDREMIEVGSNTGDWERDRRTVSRAELIGIMRPRVEEILEEVRVRLDAAGFEHLPSQQIVLTGGGSQIPGLDGLATKILGQQVRLGRPLRVQGLPQAATGSAFSAAVGLSLFAANPQDEWWDFDIPAEKYPARSFKRAVRWFRENW
- a CDS encoding cell division protein FtsQ/DivIB; protein product: MQPIRAQRPTGIRDPAPSRMRYRYQRLMLTPGFRKLVKVGVPLLVVAGLIAGWTVREPNRLMIADAYNTTKSRIQQRDEFMVKVMTIDGADDTLSGDIRTVLPLEFPASSFDLDLEGMRQVVAALPAVADATLRVRPGGILQVHVTQRIPVAVFRAPAGLKLIDASGVLIRNIIVRADRSDLPLITGDGAREALAEGLEIYSRAGPLAPRMRGVVRMGERRWDVILDTGQRILLPTNNPIAAFERVVALNQVQDLLERDVAVVDMRNPTRPTIRLNEQAVANLRQINADQEQE
- a CDS encoding D-alanine--D-alanine ligase → MSSRTPKKIAVLLGGPSTEREVSLSSGRECAAALRTAGFDVVEIDAGVDLVERLKLAKPDAVFNALHGRWCEDGVVQGVLEWLRIPYTHSGVLASATAMDKQKTKDIYRAHGLPFVESVLASKSQIEAAHVLPPPYVVKPYDEGSSVGIYMVMEGDSPPTLAADLPDLMMVETYAPGRELTTAVLGTRALTVTDIVVDGWYDYASKYEVDGSIHVIPANLPDDIFQACMDYAVRAHDALGCRGLSRTDYRWDESRGLDGLILLETNTQPGMTPTSLAPEQAASCGISFPDLMTWMIEDASCNR
- the murB gene encoding UDP-N-acetylmuramate dehydrogenase; translated protein: MVLRDLPIVRGVLTPNRDLSGLTWMRVGGPADVLFQPADEDDLRSFLTALPLDVPVFVMGVGSNLIVRDGGVRGVVIRLGRGFKGIEFDGDLVRAGAATLDAHVARKAAALGLNLTFLRTIPGSIGGAVAMNAGCYGHYMADLLQDVRAVMRDGSVQTLAVADLDLKYRSSTLPEGAVIVSATLKAVREDVQTLEDRMIAQLAKRDETQPTKDRTAGSTFRNPAGFSSTGQADDTHDLKAWKVIDDAGMRGATRGGAVMNTKHSNFLTNAGGATAADLIGLGEDVRKKVYETSGLTLEWEIMRVGEPTPQG
- a CDS encoding DUF2484 family protein; the encoded protein is MIAIGLGFAWLVAANVLAMLPSRDNLWTRAYFLIVIGIPLLGYITYTNGPWIGLGFLCAGCSLLRWPLINLARRVRGAFGRAS
- a CDS encoding DUF2484 family protein gives rise to the protein MSWSIIVAIIWVFVATATALLPMRLQYGPGITLLLLAPVLIIWLGYDFGWGWSIISLLAFASMFRNPLKYIYARVRGQNPEIPK
- the murC gene encoding UDP-N-acetylmuramate--L-alanine ligase encodes the protein MNAATKISLDVGPIHFVGIGGIGMSGIAEVLLSHGYVVQGSDLKETPITKRLQKLGAFIFEGQQAENIEDAEVIVISSAIKPGNPELDAARQRGLPVVRRAEMLAELMRMKSNIAVAGTHGKTTTTTMVAALLEEGKFNPTVVNGGIIHAYGSNARVGDGEWMVVEADESDGTFNRLPATIAIVTNIDPEHMEHWGTIENLHAGFYDFVSNIPFYGLAVCCTDDSDVQTLVGKITDRRVVTYGFNAQADVRAINLTYKKGVAHFDVVLQNEGLTIVDCALPMPGDHNVSNALSAIAVARYLGMKTEEIRTALTAFKGVGRRFTRVGEVDGVTIIDDYGHHPTEITAVLKAARQASEGRIIAVHQPHRYTRLHHHFADFCACFNDADVVAITEVFAAGEDVIEGATRDDLVAGLIRAGHRDARAITNEADLVALVKEQAKPGDMVVCLGAGSISGWANALPDLLKA